Proteins co-encoded in one Juglans regia cultivar Chandler chromosome 16, Walnut 2.0, whole genome shotgun sequence genomic window:
- the LOC108989784 gene encoding uncharacterized protein LOC108989784: MKVGFKSFKEVVEHVIAILSEEDVELFACTAYHVWRRRNAFLFEGKFENPSRIAQAALQSTKDFKEANDRVKVDLINERPTGLTTWRPPPLNVYKANWDASVDRVHSRMGVGVVIRNWEGRITATLRSSRCIFPDAKLAEAMAALRAILLCKQIDISRVLLEGDALNVIKDINSEAKDWSSVGLIIQDIKAELQNLEYGLVVYISRNSNCIVHCLAKDVLKLSQESITMEGIRPLCIQHMLN, from the coding sequence ATGAAGGTTGGGTTCAAATCCTTCAAAGAGGTAGTGGAACATGTAATAGCAATACTCAGTGAAGAGGATGTAGAGTTGTTTGCCTGTACAGCATATCAtgtgtggaggagaagaaatgccTTTTTGTTTGAAGGAAAGTTTGAGAACCCATCTCGGATAGCCCAAGCAGCTCTTCAGTCGACCAAAGACTTTAAAGAAGCCAATGACAGGGTGAAGGTGGACTTGATCAATGAAAGACCTACTGGATTAACTACTTGGAGACCTCCACCACTCAACGTTTACAAAGCAAATTGGGATGCCTCAGTCGACCGAGTACACAGCAGAATGGGGGTGGGAGTGGTGATCAGAAATTGGGAAGGAAGGATAACAGCAACTCTGAGATCATCAAGGTGCATTTTTCCTGATGCTAAACTTGCAGAAGCAATGGCTGCACTAAGAGCAATTCTCCTTTGTAAACAGATAGACATTTCAAGAGTATTGTTAGAAGGGGATGCTCTCAATGTGATCAAAGATATCAACTCAGAGGCAAAGGACTGGAGCTCAGTAGGATTGATTATACAAGACATCAAGGCTGAACTTCAGAACTTGGAGTATGGATTGGTTGTTTATATATCTAGAAACTCAAATTGTATTGTTCATTGTTTAGCTAAGGATGTACTAAAACTCTCTCAGGAGAGCATAACAATGGAGGGAATCCGGCCTCTTTGTATCCAACATATGctaaattaa